The following coding sequences are from one Eublepharis macularius isolate TG4126 chromosome 19, MPM_Emac_v1.0, whole genome shotgun sequence window:
- the LOC129346640 gene encoding uncharacterized protein LOC129346640 isoform X2, which yields MVAGQQVGHMPQSVAQRLCQYPAVFSVAQGDKAAACVELNKQLASFEERTAAVQGVLKELKEQQAFPCLKEWREELYNVMPYFCDAPLFSMERAATPLLGVKRYGAHLNGYTWRNGQMFMWLGRRALNKPSYPGLLDNLAAGGIASGLGVRETLVKECQEEACIPASLAAQAKPVGTVSYTYVGAHGGIYPECQFVFDLELPEDFVPQVGDGEVQEFYLYPLHKVKEVIGSSDFKPNCAMVALDFLIRHGYIQPDDEPQYAEMVEGLHRTL from the exons ATGGTGGCTGGGCAACAAGTGGGCCACATGCCACAGTCCGTGGCCCAGCGCCTCTGTCAGTATCCTGCTGTTTTCTCAGTGGCTCAGGGGGACAAGGCTGCTGCGTGCGTGGAGCTGAACAAACAACTGGCCTCCTTCGAAGAACGAACAGCCGCCGTTCAAGGGGTTCTCAAGGAACTGAAGGAGCAACAAGCTTTCCCCTGCCTGAAAGAGTGGAGGGAAGAG CTGTACAACGTGATGCCTTATTTTTGTGACGCGCCTCTCTTCAGCATGGAGCGCGCGGCCACTC CATTGTTAGGAGTGAAGCGCTATGGTGCCCACCTGAATGGCTACACTTGGCGAAATGGGCAGATGTTCATGTGGTTGGGTCGACGGGCCCTGAACAAACCTAGTTACCCTGGCCTGTTGGACAACCTG GCTGCTGGTGGCATTGCATCAGGGCTGGGGGTCAGAGAGACACTGGTGAAGGAATGCCAAGAAGAAGCTTGTATACCGGCCTCCCTTGCGGCACAAGCCAAGCCCGTGGGGACTGTCAG TTACACCTACGTGGGTGCCCACGGGGGCATCTATCCTGAATGCCAATTTGTATTTGACCTTGAGCTGCCTGAAGACTTTGTGCCACAGGTGGGGGATGGAGAGGTGCAAGAGTTCTACCTGTATCCACTTCATAAG GTGAAAGAGGTCATTGGATCTTCAGATTTCAAACCGAACTGTGCAATGGTGGCTCTGGATTTCCTTATCAGGCACGGTTACATCCAACCCGATGACG AACCTCAATATGCAGAAATGGTAGAAGGACTGCATCGTACACTCTAG
- the LOC129346640 gene encoding uncharacterized protein LOC129346640 isoform X1 gives MAAPGWSERARELLQRMNSFHGAGSPKGLCLPFMVAGQQVGHMPQSVAQRLCQYPAVFSVAQGDKAAACVELNKQLASFEERTAAVQGVLKELKEQQAFPCLKEWREELYNVMPYFCDAPLFSMERAATPLLGVKRYGAHLNGYTWRNGQMFMWLGRRALNKPSYPGLLDNLAAGGIASGLGVRETLVKECQEEACIPASLAAQAKPVGTVSYTYVGAHGGIYPECQFVFDLELPEDFVPQVGDGEVQEFYLYPLHKVKEVIGSSDFKPNCAMVALDFLIRHGYIQPDDEPQYAEMVEGLHRTL, from the exons ATGGCGGCTCCAGGGTGGTCGGAGCGGGCGCGGGAGCTGCTCCAAAGGATGAATTCTTTCCACGGAGCCG GCTCTCCCAAGGGTCTGTGCCTACCTTTTATGGTGGCTGGGCAACAAGTGGGCCACATGCCACAGTCCGTGGCCCAGCGCCTCTGTCAGTATCCTGCTGTTTTCTCAGTGGCTCAGGGGGACAAGGCTGCTGCGTGCGTGGAGCTGAACAAACAACTGGCCTCCTTCGAAGAACGAACAGCCGCCGTTCAAGGGGTTCTCAAGGAACTGAAGGAGCAACAAGCTTTCCCCTGCCTGAAAGAGTGGAGGGAAGAG CTGTACAACGTGATGCCTTATTTTTGTGACGCGCCTCTCTTCAGCATGGAGCGCGCGGCCACTC CATTGTTAGGAGTGAAGCGCTATGGTGCCCACCTGAATGGCTACACTTGGCGAAATGGGCAGATGTTCATGTGGTTGGGTCGACGGGCCCTGAACAAACCTAGTTACCCTGGCCTGTTGGACAACCTG GCTGCTGGTGGCATTGCATCAGGGCTGGGGGTCAGAGAGACACTGGTGAAGGAATGCCAAGAAGAAGCTTGTATACCGGCCTCCCTTGCGGCACAAGCCAAGCCCGTGGGGACTGTCAG TTACACCTACGTGGGTGCCCACGGGGGCATCTATCCTGAATGCCAATTTGTATTTGACCTTGAGCTGCCTGAAGACTTTGTGCCACAGGTGGGGGATGGAGAGGTGCAAGAGTTCTACCTGTATCCACTTCATAAG GTGAAAGAGGTCATTGGATCTTCAGATTTCAAACCGAACTGTGCAATGGTGGCTCTGGATTTCCTTATCAGGCACGGTTACATCCAACCCGATGACG AACCTCAATATGCAGAAATGGTAGAAGGACTGCATCGTACACTCTAG